In Dyadobacter sp. NIV53, a single window of DNA contains:
- a CDS encoding DNRLRE domain-containing protein, producing MIRQLLMLAAAILASTLMTAYGQQFELVKDIKPGTIINGPSLEYGVTFKGLVFYRAYSRQLARTDGTEAGTLTLTDLADYEINELENLVAGKNYVYFQAMYEDYYWLFRSDGTIAGTIPLHPVSSLYRTNSIDINGTVYFSGSTQPGKLELWKTDGTVAGTSLVKSLDNNLNDYEGITRTVNFNGVLYFMVEKGLGTNTVTEWWKSDGTLAGTTPALSFSRTFEPVTMGNFLYFAEDGALKRTDGTNVTTIRQGFTSINGLSVHGSTLYFTANDGITGEELWKSDGSTAGTTILKDINPDNTISNYYLSLRASLNGILYFCSVTPGKGVEVWKTDGTTAGTVRVTDINDDPANSGLYQLQVAGNQIIFIVDGPNIRGLWKTNGTAAGTSQVTTFRVRNVYPVGSHVIFNGETASGLGLYKSDLTTAGTNLITRPAGLASRPSKITNAGGTAFFLADDGVHGNDLWKSDGTASGTQLVKEVFPGTSSVSLEFEATINNTVYFVTNLNVLWRSDGTAGGTIKLKDVSAGSSGTSRIFGVTAVNNIIFFGVQDGDENSQLWKTDGTVANTVMVKSLVATSEFEPVTFNGKLYFGAYNGVDGYQLWKSDGTSSGTVLIGNPPSSSGYYFSGAGMIVNGNFLYYMGVGQNGLCLVRTDGTASGTTEIKTLSGDVSDLHSAGGLVYFTIVQTGSAESLWRSDGTTAGTFHLADFDVHEETGDPFFRHWDDANGKLFFTPYDKTQGDQLWVSDGTVAGTRQLTHILKNPKNFTAQFSAIAGNIFYGTQYDPANGLELWRSDGSEAGTYIISGYNRAPGELTDFTGMATVNGILMMGFQGELYQYNPAAISTQAVRINSGGAAFSASDNRMFTADQYFSGTTQLSNAASGDILGTTDDQLYKEQRFGDSFSYALPVKNGQVEVVLHFAEIYWGVPSRSGTNGTNRRKFNVDIESSRKLTNYDIFTAAGGAMRARTESFTVTVTDGILNINFLSGAADKPIIAAIEVIPDGQIVLEPVADAYVRNTPNQETNYGKETTLEVKAGSLPSYQRETYLRFTLNGVSQVSSAKLRIYGSNVQSNGTALSVFGVDDDNWLETGITWNNAPESEEVAMSSVTVSNTKKYYELDVSAYVKSQLSGNGAVSLLLANPGQQNAQISFNSRENAANRPQLVIQTRPSPDARTGLEQEIILAGIKPESSAIYPNPAAKQFIVETSKNHQGKIRMQLINLSGNIFQIQPRPANIPGNRYEVDVSTMQMPEGIYILKIQSKAFTETLKVLLTEK from the coding sequence ATGATCAGACAACTACTCATGCTTGCCGCAGCGATATTGGCAAGCACTCTCATGACCGCCTACGGTCAGCAATTCGAACTCGTTAAGGACATCAAACCCGGCACAATTATTAACGGACCTAGTCTTGAGTACGGTGTAACGTTCAAAGGACTGGTATTTTACAGGGCATACTCCAGACAACTGGCACGCACAGACGGTACGGAAGCAGGTACTTTAACGCTGACCGATCTGGCAGACTATGAGATCAATGAACTGGAGAATTTAGTGGCTGGAAAAAATTATGTGTACTTCCAGGCCATGTACGAGGATTATTACTGGCTATTTCGAAGTGATGGCACCATTGCCGGAACGATACCGCTCCATCCGGTATCATCGCTCTACCGGACCAATTCGATTGACATTAACGGGACGGTGTATTTTTCGGGCTCCACACAACCTGGCAAGCTTGAGCTCTGGAAGACCGATGGTACGGTGGCCGGCACGAGCCTTGTTAAATCTCTGGACAATAATCTAAATGACTACGAAGGCATTACCAGGACAGTAAACTTCAATGGTGTGTTGTATTTTATGGTGGAAAAAGGACTTGGTACCAATACTGTTACCGAATGGTGGAAAAGCGACGGGACTTTGGCCGGCACCACACCTGCACTTTCGTTCAGCCGCACGTTTGAGCCTGTCACCATGGGCAATTTTCTGTACTTTGCGGAAGATGGCGCATTAAAAAGAACAGATGGGACCAATGTAACGACTATCCGCCAGGGATTTACCAGTATCAACGGACTATCTGTACATGGAAGCACACTTTATTTTACTGCCAACGACGGCATTACAGGTGAGGAGCTCTGGAAGTCAGATGGTTCAACTGCCGGAACGACAATATTAAAGGATATCAATCCTGACAATACGATCAGTAACTACTATCTAAGTCTAAGAGCCAGTCTGAATGGGATTCTTTACTTCTGCTCGGTTACACCGGGAAAAGGCGTAGAGGTCTGGAAAACCGATGGTACAACTGCGGGTACGGTCAGGGTAACGGACATTAACGACGATCCGGCCAATTCGGGGCTTTATCAATTACAGGTGGCAGGCAACCAGATTATTTTTATTGTTGACGGGCCAAATATCCGTGGCCTCTGGAAAACCAACGGAACGGCCGCCGGGACTTCGCAGGTAACCACTTTTAGGGTCCGAAATGTCTATCCGGTTGGCAGCCATGTCATCTTCAATGGAGAAACCGCAAGCGGATTGGGTCTGTACAAAAGCGATCTGACAACAGCGGGAACAAATCTGATCACCCGGCCAGCCGGGCTGGCTTCCCGCCCATCGAAGATTACCAATGCCGGCGGGACCGCATTTTTTCTGGCAGATGATGGTGTACATGGAAATGATTTGTGGAAAAGTGACGGGACTGCTTCAGGCACTCAGCTGGTAAAAGAGGTTTTTCCTGGAACATCCTCTGTATCACTGGAATTTGAAGCGACCATTAACAATACCGTCTACTTTGTAACGAACCTGAACGTGCTCTGGCGATCAGACGGAACAGCCGGCGGTACGATCAAACTGAAAGATGTATCTGCCGGATCGTCAGGTACTAGCCGGATATTTGGGGTCACCGCAGTTAACAATATCATTTTCTTCGGTGTTCAGGATGGTGATGAAAATTCCCAGCTCTGGAAAACCGATGGAACCGTCGCAAATACAGTCATGGTGAAATCGCTGGTTGCAACATCCGAATTTGAGCCGGTAACATTCAATGGAAAATTGTATTTCGGAGCTTATAATGGCGTTGACGGCTATCAATTATGGAAAAGCGATGGTACTTCGTCCGGTACAGTACTTATAGGTAATCCTCCATCCAGCTCCGGCTATTACTTTTCCGGGGCTGGGATGATTGTAAACGGCAATTTCCTGTATTACATGGGCGTCGGCCAAAACGGACTCTGCCTCGTGCGGACCGACGGCACTGCTTCGGGCACAACGGAGATAAAAACCTTATCTGGTGATGTTTCCGACTTACACAGCGCCGGCGGGCTGGTTTATTTTACTATTGTTCAGACCGGTTCCGCCGAAAGCCTCTGGAGAAGCGATGGCACCACCGCCGGAACTTTTCATCTGGCTGACTTTGACGTTCACGAAGAAACAGGAGACCCCTTCTTTCGGCACTGGGACGATGCGAACGGAAAGCTGTTTTTCACCCCTTATGATAAAACACAGGGTGACCAGTTGTGGGTAAGTGACGGTACTGTTGCGGGTACGCGCCAGTTGACGCATATCCTCAAAAACCCGAAAAATTTTACCGCCCAGTTTTCTGCCATCGCTGGCAACATTTTCTATGGAACCCAGTATGATCCTGCAAACGGGCTCGAGCTTTGGAGGAGTGATGGCAGCGAGGCGGGAACTTATATCATAAGTGGATACAACAGAGCGCCAGGAGAATTAACTGACTTTACCGGAATGGCCACTGTCAATGGTATCCTCATGATGGGATTTCAGGGGGAGCTTTACCAATACAATCCGGCAGCGATTTCGACACAGGCGGTCAGGATCAACTCAGGTGGCGCGGCATTCAGTGCTTCTGACAATCGTATGTTCACCGCCGATCAGTATTTCAGCGGAACCACGCAGCTTTCCAATGCTGCCAGCGGCGATATCCTGGGGACCACAGACGACCAGCTGTACAAAGAACAACGCTTCGGTGATTCATTCAGTTACGCCCTTCCTGTTAAAAATGGTCAGGTGGAAGTCGTGCTGCATTTTGCAGAGATCTATTGGGGTGTACCTTCCCGAAGCGGCACGAACGGCACAAACCGAAGGAAGTTCAATGTCGATATAGAAAGCAGCCGCAAACTGACTAACTACGATATATTTACGGCAGCGGGCGGGGCTATGCGCGCCAGAACAGAAAGCTTTACGGTGACTGTGACGGATGGAATTTTAAATATAAATTTTCTGTCCGGTGCTGCTGACAAGCCCATTATTGCCGCGATTGAAGTAATACCTGATGGGCAGATTGTTCTTGAACCCGTGGCTGATGCTTACGTACGCAACACACCCAATCAGGAAACCAATTATGGCAAAGAAACTACCCTGGAAGTAAAAGCCGGCAGCCTCCCCAGCTACCAGCGGGAAACCTATCTGCGTTTTACGCTCAACGGCGTCAGCCAGGTCAGCTCGGCCAAACTGCGTATCTACGGCTCCAATGTACAAAGCAACGGGACTGCTTTATCCGTGTTTGGCGTGGACGATGACAACTGGCTGGAAACAGGCATTACCTGGAACAATGCACCCGAAAGTGAAGAAGTGGCAATGAGCAGCGTAACAGTAAGCAACACAAAAAAATATTATGAGCTGGATGTGTCGGCTTATGTCAAATCGCAGCTTTCAGGCAATGGAGCGGTCAGCCTGCTACTGGCCAACCCAGGTCAACAGAATGCACAGATCAGCTTCAACAGCCGGGAAAATGCAGCGAACCGGCCACAGCTGGTCATTCAGACCAGGCCTTCGCCTGATGCAAGAACTGGTTTAGAACAGGAAATAATACTTGCAGGGATCAAACCGGAATCATCAGCCATCTATCCGAACCCGGCAGCAAAACAATTCATAGTGGAGACCTCTAAAAATCATCAGGGAAAAATAAGGATGCAGCTGATCAACCTGTCAGGGAATATTTTTCAGATCCAGCCCCGGCCTGCCAATATACCTGGCAACCGGTATGAGGTAGATGTTTCCACTATGCAAATGCCAGAAGGAATCTATATCCTGAAAATCCAGTCCAAAGCGTTCACAGAAACATTAAAGGTGCTGCTGACTGAAAAGTAA
- a CDS encoding nuclear transport factor 2 family protein yields MKKKILAVLAVMVSFVLTAHLTFAQQHQEAEIRNLENKERVAVLNSDSAALYNKLWSADMVIHAPANRVGTVEGTKMLLRTGKLNYLSFERAIEKVTFNDNLAIVMGEEKIRPQGQQDNAGKLVTRRFTNVWKYENNSWGIIARQATIIRVE; encoded by the coding sequence ATGAAAAAGAAAATCCTGGCTGTTTTGGCTGTCATGGTTTCATTCGTGTTGACAGCCCATCTAACGTTTGCCCAACAGCATCAAGAAGCAGAAATAAGAAACCTTGAAAATAAAGAAAGGGTAGCGGTCTTGAATAGTGATTCTGCGGCATTATATAACAAGCTTTGGTCGGCGGACATGGTGATCCATGCGCCAGCTAATCGGGTAGGTACGGTTGAAGGCACTAAAATGCTCCTGCGCACGGGCAAATTAAATTATTTATCATTTGAACGGGCTATTGAAAAAGTGACCTTCAATGACAATTTGGCGATAGTGATGGGAGAGGAGAAAATCAGACCTCAGGGACAGCAGGACAATGCCGGAAAACTGGTGACCAGGCGATTTACCAATGTTTGGAAATATGAAAATAACAGCTGGGGCATAATTGCCCGGCAGGCCACAATTATACGCGTAGAATAG
- a CDS encoding VOC family protein: MELDHIFLFTHQAEKAANALQKYGLSEGTANVHAGQGTACRRFYFQNAYLELAWVIDEDEIKNPVIERTKLWERSQYELTKYCPFGICLRTKQQSSDSVDLIFEDGWRYYSIYLPDGQFANIASNEDFTNEPMLFEMPFFGIAPKDYPVEKQQPLTHTMGFGEITKVTLTLPAPSKGLSSAMKKVCQDSSIHISWGELYSVNLEFDDGQHGQMHDFTSLIPLIIHW, translated from the coding sequence ATGGAGTTAGACCATATTTTCCTATTTACCCATCAGGCTGAAAAAGCTGCAAACGCATTACAGAAGTATGGACTGAGCGAAGGCACAGCAAATGTCCATGCCGGACAGGGAACCGCCTGCCGGCGCTTCTATTTTCAGAATGCATATCTGGAATTAGCCTGGGTGATTGATGAGGATGAAATCAAAAATCCAGTCATCGAAAGAACCAAACTTTGGGAAAGGTCCCAATACGAGCTCACTAAGTATTGTCCCTTTGGCATTTGTCTAAGAACCAAACAGCAATCAAGTGATTCGGTGGATTTAATTTTTGAGGATGGCTGGCGATACTACTCCATTTATCTACCCGACGGCCAATTTGCTAACATTGCGTCCAATGAGGATTTCACAAACGAACCGATGCTTTTTGAAATGCCTTTTTTTGGCATAGCACCAAAAGATTACCCGGTCGAAAAGCAGCAGCCATTGACGCATACAATGGGCTTTGGAGAAATCACAAAAGTAACCTTAACCCTGCCTGCACCCTCCAAAGGCTTATCATCGGCCATGAAAAAAGTTTGTCAGGATTCTAGTATACATATTTCGTGGGGAGAGCTTTATTCCGTCAATTTAGAATTTGATGATGGCCAGCATGGCCAAATGCACGATTTCACTTCCCTGATCCCATTAATTATTCATTGGTAG
- a CDS encoding NmrA family NAD(P)-binding protein: MRAKILVAGATGDLGERIVKALIAKGADVVAIVRASSEAQKIEKLISMGANVIEVNMADVNDLAKACSGVSCVVSALAGLQDVIVDAQSILLEAAVKAGVPRFIPSDYSSDFTNLPEGENRNFDLRKEFHKKLDKADIASTSIFIGAFSDILAYNTPFFNQKNQTIGYWGDDPDWKTDFTTKDNAAEYTAAAALDNETPAKLNIASIQVSANDMFDLGKKIKEKEFKIIPMGALDELSAFNKKERAANPDGENQLYPRWQQSQYMHSMFSVRHEKLDNNRYPEIKWESAPDIISEI; encoded by the coding sequence ATGAGAGCAAAAATTTTAGTGGCCGGAGCTACCGGTGATCTTGGTGAAAGGATAGTAAAAGCTTTAATAGCAAAAGGTGCGGATGTTGTCGCGATTGTCCGTGCAAGTAGTGAAGCCCAAAAAATTGAGAAATTGATTTCTATGGGTGCAAATGTTATTGAAGTGAATATGGCAGACGTTAATGATCTGGCCAAAGCTTGCAGCGGCGTTTCCTGTGTTGTTTCGGCACTTGCAGGTTTACAAGACGTCATTGTTGACGCCCAATCTATCCTGCTTGAAGCGGCGGTAAAAGCAGGTGTTCCCCGATTTATTCCTTCTGATTATTCCTCCGATTTTACAAATCTTCCGGAAGGGGAAAATCGAAATTTTGACCTTCGGAAAGAATTTCATAAAAAGCTGGATAAGGCTGATATAGCCTCAACTTCTATTTTTATTGGCGCCTTTTCCGATATACTTGCTTACAATACACCATTTTTCAACCAAAAAAACCAAACAATTGGTTACTGGGGTGATGATCCGGATTGGAAAACTGATTTCACAACAAAGGACAATGCCGCCGAGTATACCGCCGCTGCCGCATTGGACAATGAAACTCCTGCCAAACTGAACATTGCAAGTATTCAGGTAAGTGCGAACGATATGTTTGACCTCGGCAAAAAAATTAAAGAAAAAGAATTTAAGATCATTCCAATGGGAGCTTTGGACGAACTTTCCGCTTTTAATAAAAAAGAAAGGGCTGCAAATCCGGATGGTGAAAACCAACTATATCCCAGGTGGCAGCAAAGTCAGTATATGCACAGTATGTTCAGTGTCCGGCACGAAAAACTGGACAACAACCGGTATCCGGAAATTAAGTGGGAAAGTGCCCCGGATATTATTTCGGAAATTTAG
- a CDS encoding STN and carboxypeptidase regulatory-like domain-containing protein: protein MPASYAQKLLSKAVSVSVRNKPVSEVLKLIGDQGEFSFSYNSDIIPGDSLVTLSVKSNPVKQVLDLLLTGKYLYKETGKYIIIQKAPKEKYYQITGQVFDSETGKEVDYASVYSRQQLVSDLTDDSGFFRLRLRDRSFPLTLTLSKIGYADTSLVIRTENESGLKVFIHPKAIDLDTLIIKYSEKNNSWLVRLFVSSRLRAQSRNLSKFFVALPFQASLTPGLSTHGRLSPQIINKFSLNIYGGYTAGVNGIEIGGLFNISKKDARYLQMSTTFNAVAGDFTGLQISGIYNQILDSLNGVQMSGFGGFVNKQMRGVQISGVGNITKGSVEGVQMGVVGNIGGRNMRGLQLAVLFNYAKNLKGVQFGMINLADTSSGYSIGFLNIVKKEMALFLFMPMNLYP, encoded by the coding sequence TTGCCAGCTAGTTATGCACAAAAATTACTGAGTAAAGCTGTTTCAGTTTCGGTCCGGAATAAACCTGTTTCGGAAGTTTTAAAACTAATTGGAGACCAGGGTGAATTTTCGTTCAGCTATAATAGTGATATCATCCCTGGTGACAGTCTCGTTACACTTTCTGTTAAATCTAACCCCGTGAAGCAGGTTTTGGACTTGCTGTTAACGGGGAAGTATTTGTATAAAGAAACAGGTAAATATATTATTATCCAGAAAGCACCGAAAGAGAAATACTACCAGATAACAGGGCAGGTTTTTGATAGTGAAACTGGTAAGGAGGTGGATTATGCGAGCGTTTATTCCCGACAACAGCTGGTATCCGATTTAACCGATGACTCTGGTTTTTTCAGGCTTCGTCTGCGCGACCGGAGCTTCCCTCTGACATTGACTTTAAGTAAAATTGGTTACGCTGATACTTCACTTGTGATCCGTACTGAAAATGAATCCGGCTTAAAAGTTTTTATACATCCAAAAGCGATTGATCTGGATACGCTGATCATAAAATATTCAGAGAAAAATAATTCCTGGCTGGTAAGATTGTTTGTTTCCTCACGCCTGCGCGCTCAAAGCCGTAACCTGAGCAAATTTTTTGTAGCCCTGCCATTTCAGGCTTCACTAACCCCCGGGCTAAGTACACATGGAAGGTTAAGCCCGCAAATCATCAACAAATTTTCACTGAACATTTATGGTGGTTATACAGCGGGTGTAAACGGAATTGAAATTGGTGGCCTTTTTAACATTTCTAAAAAAGATGCAAGGTATTTACAAATGTCGACTACGTTCAATGCCGTTGCTGGCGATTTTACCGGTTTACAGATATCAGGCATTTATAACCAGATTCTGGATTCACTGAATGGTGTACAGATGTCCGGATTTGGGGGCTTTGTAAATAAACAAATGCGTGGAGTTCAAATTTCCGGAGTTGGAAACATTACGAAAGGCAGCGTTGAAGGAGTACAAATGGGTGTCGTAGGTAATATCGGCGGCAGGAATATGAGAGGTTTACAACTGGCAGTGCTGTTTAACTATGCTAAAAACCTGAAAGGTGTCCAGTTTGGGATGATCAATCTTGCTGATACTTCTTCGGGATATAGTATTGGATTTCTCAATATTGTAAAAAAGGAAATGGCTCTGTTTCTGTTTATGCCAATGAATTTGTACCCTTGA
- a CDS encoding LytTR family DNA-binding domain-containing protein, whose translation MKAVIIEDEILVASELQSKIASVASDIEVISLLYSLEDAIAWFSHNPQPDLMFMDIQLGDGVSFELMDHVKINCPIIFTTAYDEYAIRAFKVNGVDYLLKPVDETELKKATDKCRALLGNNYSMQANLHQMLYTITHPAKTEYKKKFLICLRNQWIPVSTDDIACFTKDTIHYLYTSKGDRHVIDFTTMEEIEELLDPKKFFRANRQFIINIEAVHGIRLHENQKLTVALRSPLKIELDISREKAPAFKKWFDS comes from the coding sequence ATGAAAGCGGTAATCATTGAAGATGAAATCCTGGTAGCCAGTGAATTGCAGAGCAAAATCGCCAGCGTTGCCAGTGATATAGAGGTTATAAGCCTGCTTTACAGCCTTGAAGATGCGATTGCGTGGTTCAGCCACAATCCACAGCCTGATCTGATGTTTATGGATATCCAGCTTGGTGACGGGGTTAGTTTTGAGCTGATGGACCATGTAAAGATTAATTGTCCGATTATTTTCACAACCGCATATGACGAATACGCGATCCGCGCTTTTAAGGTCAACGGAGTTGATTATCTGCTGAAACCGGTGGATGAAACAGAGCTAAAGAAAGCAACGGATAAGTGCCGTGCGCTGCTGGGTAACAACTATTCCATGCAGGCCAACCTGCACCAGATGCTGTATACTATCACGCATCCTGCCAAAACAGAATACAAGAAAAAATTCCTTATTTGCCTGCGAAACCAATGGATCCCGGTCAGTACGGATGATATTGCGTGCTTTACCAAAGATACCATCCATTATCTGTACACTTCGAAAGGTGACCGTCACGTAATTGACTTTACGACGATGGAGGAGATCGAAGAACTGCTCGATCCCAAAAAGTTTTTCAGGGCCAACCGCCAGTTTATCATCAATATTGAAGCGGTTCATGGGATTCGGCTGCATGAAAATCAAAAACTGACCGTAGCACTCAGAAGCCCTTTAAAAATAGAACTGGACATCAGCAGAGAAAAAGCACCTGCATTTAAAAAATGGTTTGACAGCTAA